In Euphorbia lathyris chromosome 10, ddEupLath1.1, whole genome shotgun sequence, a single genomic region encodes these proteins:
- the LOC136209314 gene encoding pentatricopeptide repeat-containing protein At3g59040: MAPTLYFKPCISPSSNNWSQSNMVVNPVNLNTKFSRRLEVVARGMLSPRKFLQRRKKLEVFKDAAHEADQRKWRGLMKQIEETGSAVSVLKTRRNDTRALPKDLVLGTLVRFKQLKKWNVVAEILEWLRTQHWWDFNEMDSIMLITAHGKQGNFNAAEKVLSYMNKRGYAPNVVSHTALMEAYGRGAQYNNAEAIFRRMQSSGPKPSAVTYQIILKIFVEGNKFKEAEEVFETLLNEDQPPLKPDQKMFHMMIYMYRKAGNYEKARKLFGVMPERGVPQSTVTYNSLMSFETNYKEVSKIYDQMQRSGLRPDVVSYALLINVYGKARREEEALAVFEEMLDAGVRPTHKAYNILLDAFAISGMVEQAQKVFKSMRRDRCTPDLCSYTTMLSAYVNASDMIGAEKFFNRLKQDGFEPNVITYGTLIKGYAKLNDLEKMMDKYEQMQLSGIKANQTIFTTIMDAHGKNKDFGSAVIWYKEMERFGLPPDKKSKNILLSLAKTPDEQEEANQLVGDTDNYHSVNRINGASTFEDNDDDNDDDESDEEIDEDDENEYHEAGDAEDRRISFNKDEELMTVLNKDNQQTREGLHCLEVIHL, encoded by the exons ATGGCTCCAACGCTGTACTTCAAGCCTTGCATTTCACCTTCTTCAAATAATTGGAG CCAGTCAAACATGGTTGTGAATCCTGTCAACTTGAATACTAAATTTAGTAGAAGATTAGAGGTAGTAGCCAGGGGTATGTTGTCTCCTAGGAAGTTTTTGCAGAGGCGGAAGAAGTTAGAGGTGTTTAAAGATGCGGCACATGAAGCTGACCAGAGGAAATGGAGGGGACTTATGAAGCAAATTGAGGAAACAGGTTCTGCTGTTTCTGTTCTTAAAACTAGGAGAAATGATACTCGTGCACTTCCTAAAGACTTGGTTTTGGGTACTTTGGTTAGATTTAAGCAGCTCAAGAAGTGGAATGTTGTGGCCGAG ATTTTAGAGTGGCTTCGGACTCAACATTGGTGGGACTTCAATGAAATGGATTCAATCATGCTTATAACTGCTCATGGAAAGCAAGGGAACTTCAATGCAGCTGAGAAGGTTTTAAGCTACATGAATAAGAGGGGCTATGCGCCGAATGTTGTATCCCACACTGCCCTTATGGAGGCATATGGAAGAGGAGCTCAATATAATAACGCGGAAGCTATTTTTAGGAGGATGCAATCTTCAGGCCCCAAGCCTTCTGCTGTAACGTATCAAATAATACTAAAAATATTTGTGGAG GGAAACAAGTTTAAGGAGGCTGAAGAAGTTTTTGAGACTCTTTTGAATGAAGACCAACCACCTCTAAAACCCGACCAGAAAATGTTCCATATGATGATATACATGTATAGAAAAGCAGGGAATTATGAGAAAGCTCGTAAACTATTTGGAGTAATGCCTGAACGAGGGGTTCCACAATCTACTGTCACCTATAATAGTCTAATGTCATTTGAGACTAACTACAAGGAAGTTTCAAAGATCTATGACCAG ATGCAAAGATCTGGTCTACGACCTGATGTTGTGAGCTATGCGTTACTTATCAATGTTTATGGAAAAGCTCGGAGGGAAGAAGAAGCTTTGGCTGTTTTTGAGGAGATGCTGGATGCTGGTGTCAG GCCAACCCACAAAGCATATAACATTTTGCTCGATGCCTTCGCAATCTCGGGAATGGTGGAACAAGCTCAAAAGGTGTTCAAGAGCATGAGAAGAGACAG ATGCACTCCAGATCTTTGCTCTTACACAACAATGTTGTCAGCATATGTGAATGCGTCTGACATGATTGGTGCCGAGAAGTTCTTCAATAGACTGAAACAAGATGGATTCGAACCTAACGTTATTACGTACGGGACACTGATCAAAGGGTATGCTAAGTTAAATGATCTCGAAAAGATGATGGATAAATATGAACAAATGCAGCTAAGTGGCATCAAAGCAAATCAAACAATATTTACTACAATAATGGATGCACATGGAAAGAACAAAGATTTCGGAAGTGCTGTTATTTGGTACAAGGAAATGGAACGCTTCGGACTTCCTCCCGACAAGAAATCGAAGAACATACTTTTATCTTTGGCCAAAACACCAGACGAACAAGAAGAAGCTAATCAGCTTGTTGGAGATACAGATAATTATCACAGCGTAAATAGAATAAACGGGGCATCTACATTCGAAGATAATGATGACgacaatgatgatgatgaaagTGATGAGGAGATTGATGAGGATGATGAGAACGAGTACCATGAAGCAGGTGATGCAGAAGATAGAAGAATTTCATTTAATAAAGATGAAGAGTTAATGACTGTTTTAAACAAGGACAATCAACAAACTAGGGAAGGATTACACTGTCTTGAAGTTATTCATTTGTAA